The Gemmatimonadota bacterium genomic sequence GGAACTCCAGGACATCATCGCCATCCTCGGGATGGACGAACTCTCGGAAGACGACAAGAAGATCGTCGGACGCGCCCGCCGCATCCAGCGCTTCATGTCGCAGCCGTTCGCGGTCGCCGAGCAGTTCACCGGCATGAAGGGCGCGTACGTGAAGCTCGAGGAGACGATCAGCTCGTTCGAGCGCCTCTGCGCCGGCGAGTTCGACCACTTCCCGGAGCAGGCCTTCTTCATGTGCGGCGGGGCGGACGACATCGCGAAGAACGCCGAGAAGCTGGCCAAGGCGTAAGATGCTCAAGGTCTCCGTCATCTCCCCCGAGCGTGTCCTCTTTGAAGGCGAAGCGGACAGCGTGGTTGCCCCCGCGTTCGACGGTGAGGTGGGCATCCTCGCCGGGCACGCCCCGATGATGACCCTCCTCGGCAAGGGAT encodes the following:
- the atpC gene encoding ATP synthase F1 subunit epsilon, with the protein product MLKVSVISPERVLFEGEADSVVAPAFDGEVGILAGHAPMMTLLGKGSLRLGGSGGAFHIEGGFMQVIDDHVRVVTEKAVQA